The Pelagovum sp. HNIBRBA483 sequence TCGGTACGGATTATGGCGGTGCGACATATGACAAGACCTATGATCAGATCGTGGTAAACTATGGGACGTTACCGTTGGATGATCTCTATTTCGACCTGAAGCCGCTGTCTTCCAACGGGGGGGAGGTGGATCACGATGCCCTGATTGACGGCCAACCGCAGACCATCGTGCGGAACGCGGAAAACACTTTCCAGCTTTTCCGCATCGGGGATGCAGTTAGCGCGCGCAACACCCATGCCGCGATCTATGATGCGCTGCGGCTGATGAAGGACATCTAAGATGCGGTCGAGCAAGACGATCCACGTTATCTCTGCCCATGCCGAGGGCGAGGTTGGCGATGTGATCGTAGGCGGTGTATTGCCCCCGCCCGGCAATACGATCTGGGAGCAGAGCCGCTGGATCGCGCGGGATGGCACCTTGCGTAATTTCGTCCTCAACGAACCGCGTGGCGGGGTGTTCCGGCATGTCAATCTGTTGGTGCCGCCAAAGCACCCCGATGCCCAAGCCGCGTGGATCATCATGGAGCCGGAGGACACGCCGCCGATGTCGGGTTCCAACTCCATTTGCGTTGCGACGGTGCTGCTGGATGGCGGCCTGATCCCGATGCAGGAACCGGAAACGCATATGACGCTTGAAGCACCCGGCGGGCTGGTGCGGGTGCGGGCGGAATGCCGGAATGGCAAGGCCGAGCGTATCCATGTGCAGAACGTCCCCTCATTCGCTGCTGATCTGGACTGCAAGCTGGAAGTAGAAGGGCTGGGAACACTGACCGTCGATACAGCCTATGGCGGGGACAGTTTTGTGGTGGTCGATGCGGAGGCTTTGGGATTTTCACTCACTGAAACCGAGGCGCATGACATTGCTAAGCTGGGGGTCAGGATCACCAATGCCGCCAATGCGCAACTGGGCTTTACCCACCCAGAAAACCCTGACTGGAGGCATATTTCGTTTTGTCTGTTTGCCGGACCGCTGCGCGAGGGCGCGGACGGGCTGGAGGCGGGCGCGGCAGTGGCGATCCAACCCGGCAAGGTGGACCGCTCACCGACAGGCACAGCCCTTTCCGCGCGGATGGCGCTATTGCATGCGCGGGGCGTGATGCGCGTGGGCGACCGCCTCACGGCACGCTCGGTGATCGGGTCGACCTTTTCGGGCGTTATCGTAGGAGAAACCACGGTGGGCGGGACGCCAGCGATTGTCCCCGAAATCTCGGGCCGTGGGTGGATCACCGGCGTGCATCAACACATGCTGGACCCTTCCGATCCGTGGCCGGAGGGCTACCGGCTGTCGGATACCTGGGGCGCGAAGTGAACGGATTGGAGACTTTAGAATGACCCTCAAACACGTCTTCGCCCCGCTCACGCTGCGCCACAAAACCCTTCGGAACCGGATCGTATTTGGCGCACACACGACCAATATGGCAACGGACGGCCTGCCCGGTGACCGGCATCTGGGGTATTACCTCGAACGCGCCATCGGCGGGGCGGCGATGATCGTGGTGGAGCCGATGCCGGTGCATGCGGCGGCCGTGCTGACGCGCGGCAATTTCCGCCATTCGAGCGATGATGTGATCCCGCATTTTGCCCGCATCACCAAGGCCTGTCAGGACGAAGGCGCGGTGATGATCCAGCAGCTCTACCATGTTGGCGCGCATGGCGATTGGGATAACAGCTGGCATGCGAACTGGTCCCCTTCGGGCGGGCCGAGCTACCACGACAATGACGGCAGCCGCGCGATGTCTGCCGACGAAATCGAAGAGACGATCGACGCCTTTGTGCAGGCCGCGATCCGGTGCCAGAAATCCGGCTTTGACGGGGTGGAGATCTGGGCCGCTTATAACTGCCTGTTGGATCAGTTCTGGGCGCCTTTCTCGAACCAACGGGAGGACGCATGGGGCGGCAGCCTTGAGAACCGGACCCGTTTTTCGCGCGAGATCATGCGGCGGGTGCGCGCGGCCTGTGGTGACGATTTCATCATTGGGCTGTCCGTCTCTGATGACCCCACTACGGGCGTTTTCCCGACCCGCGACGAAATGGTCGAGATCGTTGCACTTCATGATGCCGAAGGGCTGATGGACTATGTGACCGTCGGGGCGGGCAGTTATGTGGATTTCCAAAAGATCATCCCAAGCTTCCAATACCCCGAAAACCTTGGTGCCGACCTTGCCCAGCGCCTGAGGGAAGTAAAGCTGAGCGCGTTCGTGACCGCCGAGGCCAATATCCGGACGCCGGAAAATGCCAATACGGTGCTGGGGGCGGGACAGGCGGATCTGGTGTCGATCGTGCGGGGGCAGATCGCCGACCCGCATATGGTGCGGAAAGCGGAAGCGGGGCGGCTTGAGGATATTCGCGGTTGCCTGTCTTGCAATCAGCAATGTTGGGGGCGGCGCGGGCGCGACTATTACATCTCCTGCCTGATCAACCCATCCGTGGGTCACGAGTTCGAATGGGGCGGGGATCGCTTTACGGCCTCCCCTGCCCCGAAATCTGTGCTGGTGGTTGGCGGTGGGCCTGCGGGGCTTGAAGCCGCGCGGGTCGCGGCGGAATGCGGACATCGTGTTATCCTCACCGAAGCGGCGCCCGAGTTGGGCGGCCAGTTCAGGCTGGCGGGATTGCAGCCGCGGCGCGCCCAAATCACCGATCTGATTGCATGGTACGCGCGGCAACTGACCAAACTGGGCGTCGAGATCCGGTTTAACTGCTACATGGATGCGGATGATATCGTGGATATTGGCGCTGACCTGGTGCTACTCGCGACCGGCTCGCTACCAACTGGGACGGGCTTCCAAAAGGCACTGCCGCAGGTGGGTGAATTGCCCGGCATCGACAGCGGCAACGTGTGGTCAACCGAAGATGTCATGGGCCGTGCTGCCCGTTTGGGCACGCATGTGCTGATCCTCGATGAAGGCGGCCACTGGAAGGGGATCGGTACAGCGTGGCACTTGGCCGAGGCGGGCCATCAAGTGACCATAGTGACCCCTGACGCGATGATTGCCCGCGATCTGGTGCGCAGCGCGACTGATTTCAGTGCGCGGCAGACATTGGCCAAGCTGGGGGTGACTTTCATAACGGAAAGCGCCCTGACCCGTTGGTCCAAGGGGGGTGCTCGGTGTGTTTCGCTGCTGACCGGCGAGGAGGCTGACATCGCGGCTGACTCGCTGGTGCTGGCAACGGGGAACCGGACCGATACGACGCTGTTGGAAGAGCTGCGTGAACGTGGCGTTAACGTGCAGCCGATCGGAGACGCGGCAGCCCCGCGCCTCGCCGCGGCGGCAATTCGTGATGGGCGAGAGGCCGTGCTGAAGCTGTGCCAAACGCACTGAAGCGCGTAACTAGCGGCACATATTATGACGGAATCACAAAGGGGTAGCGCGAATCCGCTATAAGCCGTGACCCGAAAAGGTGCGCGCTGTTATCGACGCAGCTCGATTTGATCGAGCTGTCGACCTGTTAATGAGGGTCGGACCCCGCCGCTGGTAGCTCGTCAAACAGATGTGCTTGATTGGGATCGAAGTCCAATCCGATTGCATTGCCGAGCGCAAAGATTTGATCCTCTGCAAAAGCGGCAATCGCCTTTGTGCCGTCGCGCAGCGTGATATCCACCACCGTCTCGGCCCCCAGCCGTTCGGTCAGGGAGACGCTTCCGTGGAGCATGCCCTGTGCGTCCGACGTCGGGCGCAGGTATTGCGGTCGAATGCCAAGCGTTGCCTTGGTCCCCGGCCTAATGTCCCGCCCTTTGGTCGCAACGGTAATGGGATCGAGCGCAGGCGCCGATACGGTCGCCATATCGCCATCGACCGACAATACATCGACGACAAAAAAGTTCATCGACGGCGCACCGAGGAAACCGGCAACGAAGAGGTTCGCTGGCGAATGGTAGAGCTCCATCGGCGCACCGGCCTGCATGACTTCGCCGTCTTTCAGCACGACGATCTTGTCCGCCAGAGTCATGGCCTCGACCTGATCATGGGTGACATAGATCATCGTCGCATCGAGCTGCTTATGCAGTTTGCCGATCTCCATCCGCATGTCCATTCGCAAGGCTGCGTCGAGGTTCGACAAAGGCTCGTCGAATAGGAACACATCCGGCTGGCGCGTAATCGCCCGCCCGATGGCCACGCGCTGCCGCTGCCCGCCTGAAAGCTGGCTCGGCCGCCGGTCCAGCAGATGTTCCATCTGCAAAATTCGCGCGGCTTCCGCGATCTTCGCCGCCTTCTCCTCCTTGGGAACCTTGGCAATCGTCAACCCGAATCCGATGTTCTCCCGCACCGTCATATGCGGAAAAATCGCGTAAGACTGAAAGACCATCGCCACGCCGCGATCCTTTGGTTGGATCTGGTTCACCCGCCGGTCGCCAATGTACATGTCGCCGCCGGAGATATCCTCCAGCCCTGCGATCATCCGCAGCAAAGTGGACTTTCCGCAGCCAGACGGGCCAACGAAAACCGTGAATTCACCGTCTTTGATCTCTAGATCGACGCCCTTGATGACATCGACATCCCCAAAGCTCTTGGAAATATTTTTAAGAACAACGTCAGCCATGATTATTCCGCAGCCTTCTCTTGCTTGCGGACGGTAAGAAGCCCGTCCGCATCGCTCTCGACCAGTTCCGGATCCATGATCTGGCCAACAAATTGCGCCTTGCCGCGATCCTCGAACCCTAAGATGAACATCGCGCCATCATGCTCGATGATGCGCGCCGCATACCGACGGCAGGGCATATCACCATCGAGAAACGCACCCGGGGCGATCTGCCACGGGCCGCGCGGATCATCCGCGATGAGGTAATGCGTGCCTGTTACCGCCGGCCCCGGATGCGACGCGGCGTATCCGGCCGACCAATGCATCGCGTCATTGCAAAACAGGCAATACCAGCGGCCGTTCCGCTCGAATACTTGCGGGACTTCCAACTGTCCGAACCCGCCCACAAAGACAGGCGGCTGCAATTCCCATGTGATCAGGTCATCCGAAGTCGCAAAACCGACGGCTCCGCCCTCGTTCGGATCTGCCACACCGGGTACGCGGGCGGTGAAATACATCAGCCAGCCATCGCCGTTGGGGTCACGCATCACCCAAGGATCACGCATCGCCCGATCATGCCAGAAGCCGACCTGATGCTCCGCTTCATAGTGCTGCGCAGCCGGTCCTACGAGATCGAGGCACAGCCCGTCGCCCACGCGCTCCCAGTTGTGCATATCGGTCGAGGTGGCATGACCCACACGCTGGTAGAGCGCATTCTCGGCTGCCGAGGTGCCAGTATAGAACAGGTGCCAAAGCCCGTCATCATCGCGGACGACTGAGCCGGTCCACGTCGTCTTGTCATCCCATGCAGGCCCAGTGGACGGCGCGAATGTCGTTCCAAGGTGCTCCCAGTTGACCAGATCATGACTGACCGCATGGCCCTGCGTCACGTTCATGTGCCGTGCATCGGGGTCGCCAAGGGATTTGTCAGCCTGCAAAAAGTAGCCATGCCACTTTTCTCCGTCATGGGCGTACCAGCTGTCCCAGATCCATTTCTTTTCGAGTGCGATGACCATTTTGTTTTTATCCTTTCACACCTGTCGAGGCGATGGAGGCGATAAACGCGCGTTGGAGGAAGAGGTAGAAAACCAGAACCGGAACCGTAATCATGCTCAGGTAGGCCATGATTTCACCCCAAGCGGTGTTCAACTGGAAGAAATACTGAAGCCCCACAAGCACCGGACGGTAGCCTTCCTCCTGCACCACCATCAGCGGCCAGAGGTATTGGTTGTACATCACGAGGAACTTCAGGATGGCAGCGGTGGCGATGATCGGCCCCGAAAGCGGCATCAGCACTTTCGCGTACACGGTCCACCAGCTCGCGCCTTCGACCCGTGCTGCCTCAATGAGGTCTTTCGGCAGATCACGGAAATACTGCACGAAGAGGAAGATCGTCAGCCCATCCGCTACGAAAGGGATGATCTGTACGCGGTAGCTGTTCAGCCAGCCGATTTCGAAGCCTTCCATGCCGACCCAAGGCAATTTGGACGCCATCAGCAAGAGCGGCACGGCGATTGTCTCAAAGGGCACCGTCAAGGTTGCCAGAATAGCCGACAGCACGAACGCCTTCCCGCGCCAGTCCAAAATCGCGATGGAGAATCCGGCCAGTGAGCAGAGAAACAGCGACAGGATCACCGTTGTCCCCGTCACCAAAAGACTGTTCATCACGAACAAGCCGACCGGCGCCCGCTTGAAGGCCATCACATAATTATCAAAGCTGATATCCCCGACCGGCAGGAACGCCCGCAAGCTGCCGCTATCGACGAGCAGCTGTTGGCTCGGCTTAAGCGAGGACATCAACATAAAGATCAGCGGAAAGATAAACAGCGCCGCGATCAGGGTCAGGACAAGGTAGCGGACAGCGAGCCGCAGACGATGATTGTCAGCTTGGATGGCCATTATGAACGCTCCCGCGTCAGGTATCTTTGGATCAACGAAATACTGAGGACGATGAGGAACAGCAGCACCGAAATCGCGGAACCACCCGAGATGTCCTGTTTTCCGTAACCGCGCTCAATGGCCTGAAAGACGATTGTCTGCGTACTATCGAGCGGGCCGCCGTTGGTCATGACATCGACCTGCGCGAACAGCCCGAAGGCCTGCATGGTGATCACGATAAGGATCAGCACCGCCGTGTTCCGCAAACCTGGCCACGTCACATAGCGGAAGGTTTGCCATTTGCTGGAGCCTTCTAGCTCGGCCGCCTCATAGAGCGTCGGGCTGATGGTCTGCAAACCCGACAACCAGATCACCATATGGAAGCCCACCGCCTGCCAGATCGACATGCCGATAATCGCTCCCAGCGCTGTCGAGGTCTGGCCCACCCAATCTACCGGCTCTATCGCACCGAACGAGATCGCGCCCAGCAGGTTATTCAGGAGGCCATTGTTGCCGTCGTAGATCAGCCGCCAAAGGAAGGCGACGACGACAATCGAAATCACCACCGGCATGAAGTAGATCGCGCGGTAGATGTTGATCCCCCGCAGCCGCTGATTGATCAGCAGGGCCAGTAACAGGGCAAGCCCCGCCTGTAGCGGCGCCACGATGATCACAAAGGTGAAGGTATTCTTCAGCGCCCGCATGAAGACAACGTCTTTGGCGAGAATGACCCGCTTTAGTTCGTCATTTGGGCCGGTTTGCCAGCTGAACCATTCACGCATTCCCTGAATTTTGGGGTAATCGGGGTTGTTACGGGTGAAATTCCGCAGCCGTGGATATGCGATTTCGCCATCATCGTCGCGCAGCGCTGCGCCGTTTTCATCGCGCTCCGGCTCCAGAAGGATCGTGCCAACACTCAGCAGTTGGGTGTAGTTCGATAGCCCGACGAACTGCGTCGGATTGGGTGAAATCAGCCGTTGATTGGTCAGGCTGAACCAGATCGCAAAGAAGAAGGGCAGGATAATGAACGCGACCATCAAGCCGAAACCCGGAAGGGCAAACCCCCAGCCGGCGCCGTTGGATCGTGTGAGGCTTTTTTCACGTTGCATTATCGTGACTTTCTCGTCCGTTTGCGGAAGGTCGGACCCCGGCACAGCGCCGGAGCCCGATGGGAAGATCATTTAGTTGCCGTAGCCACCGTTCTTTTCGATGTCTGCGTCGATCTCGTCTACGGCAGCGTCAAGCGTATCCGCTACATCCGCACCGTTCGAAATATCGGCCAATGCCTTTTCGAAGACCTTCGCCACCACTGCGTAGCCTGCTGTCACAGGGCGCACCAGTGCCTGCCCTTCGGAGAGCGCGAAGAAGTCAGCCATCGGGCCACCGTCCTG is a genomic window containing:
- a CDS encoding proline racemase family protein, with product MRSSKTIHVISAHAEGEVGDVIVGGVLPPPGNTIWEQSRWIARDGTLRNFVLNEPRGGVFRHVNLLVPPKHPDAQAAWIIMEPEDTPPMSGSNSICVATVLLDGGLIPMQEPETHMTLEAPGGLVRVRAECRNGKAERIHVQNVPSFAADLDCKLEVEGLGTLTVDTAYGGDSFVVVDAEALGFSLTETEAHDIAKLGVRITNAANAQLGFTHPENPDWRHISFCLFAGPLREGADGLEAGAAVAIQPGKVDRSPTGTALSARMALLHARGVMRVGDRLTARSVIGSTFSGVIVGETTVGGTPAIVPEISGRGWITGVHQHMLDPSDPWPEGYRLSDTWGAK
- a CDS encoding FAD-dependent oxidoreductase; translated protein: MTLKHVFAPLTLRHKTLRNRIVFGAHTTNMATDGLPGDRHLGYYLERAIGGAAMIVVEPMPVHAAAVLTRGNFRHSSDDVIPHFARITKACQDEGAVMIQQLYHVGAHGDWDNSWHANWSPSGGPSYHDNDGSRAMSADEIEETIDAFVQAAIRCQKSGFDGVEIWAAYNCLLDQFWAPFSNQREDAWGGSLENRTRFSREIMRRVRAACGDDFIIGLSVSDDPTTGVFPTRDEMVEIVALHDAEGLMDYVTVGAGSYVDFQKIIPSFQYPENLGADLAQRLREVKLSAFVTAEANIRTPENANTVLGAGQADLVSIVRGQIADPHMVRKAEAGRLEDIRGCLSCNQQCWGRRGRDYYISCLINPSVGHEFEWGGDRFTASPAPKSVLVVGGGPAGLEAARVAAECGHRVILTEAAPELGGQFRLAGLQPRRAQITDLIAWYARQLTKLGVEIRFNCYMDADDIVDIGADLVLLATGSLPTGTGFQKALPQVGELPGIDSGNVWSTEDVMGRAARLGTHVLILDEGGHWKGIGTAWHLAEAGHQVTIVTPDAMIARDLVRSATDFSARQTLAKLGVTFITESALTRWSKGGARCVSLLTGEEADIAADSLVLATGNRTDTTLLEELRERGVNVQPIGDAAAPRLAAAAIRDGREAVLKLCQTH
- a CDS encoding ABC transporter ATP-binding protein — protein: MADVVLKNISKSFGDVDVIKGVDLEIKDGEFTVFVGPSGCGKSTLLRMIAGLEDISGGDMYIGDRRVNQIQPKDRGVAMVFQSYAIFPHMTVRENIGFGLTIAKVPKEEKAAKIAEAARILQMEHLLDRRPSQLSGGQRQRVAIGRAITRQPDVFLFDEPLSNLDAALRMDMRMEIGKLHKQLDATMIYVTHDQVEAMTLADKIVVLKDGEVMQAGAPMELYHSPANLFVAGFLGAPSMNFFVVDVLSVDGDMATVSAPALDPITVATKGRDIRPGTKATLGIRPQYLRPTSDAQGMLHGSVSLTERLGAETVVDITLRDGTKAIAAFAEDQIFALGNAIGLDFDPNQAHLFDELPAAGSDPH
- a CDS encoding levansucrase, translating into MVIALEKKWIWDSWYAHDGEKWHGYFLQADKSLGDPDARHMNVTQGHAVSHDLVNWEHLGTTFAPSTGPAWDDKTTWTGSVVRDDDGLWHLFYTGTSAAENALYQRVGHATSTDMHNWERVGDGLCLDLVGPAAQHYEAEHQVGFWHDRAMRDPWVMRDPNGDGWLMYFTARVPGVADPNEGGAVGFATSDDLITWELQPPVFVGGFGQLEVPQVFERNGRWYCLFCNDAMHWSAGYAASHPGPAVTGTHYLIADDPRGPWQIAPGAFLDGDMPCRRYAARIIEHDGAMFILGFEDRGKAQFVGQIMDPELVESDADGLLTVRKQEKAAE
- a CDS encoding carbohydrate ABC transporter permease; this encodes MAIQADNHRLRLAVRYLVLTLIAALFIFPLIFMLMSSLKPSQQLLVDSGSLRAFLPVGDISFDNYVMAFKRAPVGLFVMNSLLVTGTTVILSLFLCSLAGFSIAILDWRGKAFVLSAILATLTVPFETIAVPLLLMASKLPWVGMEGFEIGWLNSYRVQIIPFVADGLTIFLFVQYFRDLPKDLIEAARVEGASWWTVYAKVLMPLSGPIIATAAILKFLVMYNQYLWPLMVVQEEGYRPVLVGLQYFFQLNTAWGEIMAYLSMITVPVLVFYLFLQRAFIASIASTGVKG
- a CDS encoding carbohydrate ABC transporter permease yields the protein MIFPSGSGAVPGSDLPQTDEKVTIMQREKSLTRSNGAGWGFALPGFGLMVAFIILPFFFAIWFSLTNQRLISPNPTQFVGLSNYTQLLSVGTILLEPERDENGAALRDDDGEIAYPRLRNFTRNNPDYPKIQGMREWFSWQTGPNDELKRVILAKDVVFMRALKNTFTFVIIVAPLQAGLALLLALLINQRLRGINIYRAIYFMPVVISIVVVAFLWRLIYDGNNGLLNNLLGAISFGAIEPVDWVGQTSTALGAIIGMSIWQAVGFHMVIWLSGLQTISPTLYEAAELEGSSKWQTFRYVTWPGLRNTAVLILIVITMQAFGLFAQVDVMTNGGPLDSTQTIVFQAIERGYGKQDISGGSAISVLLFLIVLSISLIQRYLTRERS